One stretch of Variovorax sp. 54 DNA includes these proteins:
- a CDS encoding flagellar basal body rod protein FlgF, whose amino-acid sequence MDRMLYVAMSGAKQAMEQQAVVANNMANVSTPGFRSQIATFRAVPVVGDEAPTRAFVAATTPGADFTHGPLTQTGRALDVAVGGEGWLVVQAADGGEAYTRVGNLQIGADGQLTTMGGRPVVGDNGALTVPPGSAVSIASNGLVGARDAASTVLTGIAEVGRLKLVNPPTTDLVRGDDGLFRMRADLPPAEADEAVTLISGAIEGSNVQPVDAMVAMIANARSFEMQMKSLQTADINAQTANKLLAYG is encoded by the coding sequence CGAATGCTGTATGTCGCCATGAGCGGCGCCAAGCAGGCCATGGAGCAACAGGCCGTGGTCGCCAACAACATGGCGAACGTCTCGACGCCGGGCTTCCGCTCGCAGATCGCGACCTTCCGCGCCGTGCCCGTGGTCGGCGACGAAGCGCCCACGCGCGCCTTCGTGGCTGCCACCACGCCCGGCGCCGACTTCACCCACGGCCCGCTCACGCAGACCGGCCGCGCGCTCGACGTGGCCGTGGGCGGCGAGGGCTGGCTGGTGGTGCAGGCGGCCGACGGCGGCGAGGCCTACACGCGCGTCGGCAACCTGCAGATCGGCGCCGACGGCCAGCTCACGACGATGGGCGGGCGCCCCGTGGTGGGCGACAACGGCGCGCTCACCGTGCCGCCGGGTTCGGCCGTGAGCATTGCGTCGAACGGCCTCGTGGGTGCGCGCGACGCGGCCTCGACCGTGCTCACCGGCATCGCCGAAGTGGGCCGGCTCAAGCTGGTCAACCCGCCGACGACCGACCTCGTGCGCGGCGACGACGGCCTGTTCCGCATGCGCGCCGACCTGCCGCCGGCCGAGGCCGACGAGGCCGTCACGCTGATCTCGGGCGCCATCGAGGGCAGCAACGTGCAGCCGGTCGATGCCATGGTCGCAATGATCGCCAACGCGCGCAGCTTCGAGATGCAGATGAAGTCGCTGCAGACCGCCGACATCAACGCGCAGACCGCCAACAAGCTGCTGGCCTACGGCTAA
- the flgG gene encoding flagellar basal-body rod protein FlgG — protein sequence MIRSLYIAKTGLDAQQTQLDVVSNNLANVGTTGFKRSRAVFEDLVYQNLRQVGGQSSDQTRLPSGLQVGTGVHVVATERIHSQGNLTKTDKPTDVAISGSGFFQVLMPDGTTSYTRDGSFQTDRDGQLVTASGFPVQPAITIPANATSITVGRDGIVSVVQAGGTNTVQVGQLQLATFVNPTGLQSQGENLYAETDASGAPNQVNPGVDGAGTLSQGYVEASNVNVVEELVNMIATQRSYEINSKAVQTSDQMLQRLAQL from the coding sequence ATGATCCGCTCCCTCTACATCGCCAAGACCGGCCTGGACGCGCAGCAGACGCAGCTGGACGTCGTGTCGAACAACCTGGCCAACGTCGGCACCACCGGCTTCAAGCGCAGCCGCGCCGTGTTCGAAGATCTGGTCTACCAGAACCTGCGCCAGGTCGGCGGCCAGAGCTCCGACCAGACGCGCCTGCCCTCGGGCCTGCAGGTCGGCACCGGCGTGCATGTGGTCGCCACCGAGCGCATCCACTCGCAGGGCAACCTCACCAAGACCGACAAGCCGACCGATGTGGCCATCAGCGGCAGCGGCTTCTTCCAGGTGCTGATGCCCGACGGCACCACCTCGTACACGCGCGACGGCTCGTTCCAGACCGACCGCGACGGCCAGCTGGTCACGGCCAGCGGCTTCCCGGTGCAGCCGGCCATCACCATCCCGGCCAACGCCACCAGCATCACCGTGGGCCGCGACGGCATCGTGTCGGTGGTGCAGGCGGGCGGCACCAACACCGTGCAGGTCGGCCAGCTGCAGCTCGCGACCTTCGTCAACCCGACGGGCCTGCAGAGCCAGGGCGAGAACCTGTATGCCGAGACCGACGCCTCGGGCGCACCCAACCAGGTGAACCCCGGCGTGGACGGCGCGGGCACGCTGAGCCAGGGCTATGTCGAGGCCTCCAACGTCAACGTGGTGGAAGAGCTGGTCAACATGATCGCCACCCAGCGTTCGTACGAGATCAACAGCAAGGCGGTC